Proteins encoded in a region of the Balneola sp. genome:
- a CDS encoding HlyC/CorC family transporter gives MGLLIFYLVLAIAVSFLCSILEAVILSVTPSFIALKEQEQPKKGALLRSQKEDIDRPLSAILTLNTIAHTVGAAGVGAQAQVVFGNAYVSITSAILTLVILIFSEIIPKTLGAIYWKSMALFAARIIRVLIWLTYPFVKLSKGITILLSRGEKEPSLSREEFSAMADQGVQEGIFEEGESNIFKNLIRFSSLRVEDIMTPRIVVVKYQQETTIAEVLSGGEEIQVSRIPVFGETEEDITGYILKIDLYSNLANGNESKTLKEIKRDVLIVPERTTVKMLLERLLENKEHIAVVVDEYGGLAGVVTMEDVVETLLGIEIVDEIDAIEDMQKLAREKWKNRAKRLGIVMPDPPIEDVEKSGDR, from the coding sequence ATGGGATTACTCATCTTTTATTTAGTACTCGCTATCGCGGTTTCTTTTCTCTGTTCGATTCTGGAAGCAGTCATTCTTTCTGTTACTCCGTCTTTTATTGCGCTAAAAGAGCAGGAACAGCCAAAGAAGGGGGCATTGCTTCGATCTCAAAAGGAAGACATCGACCGGCCACTTTCTGCTATTCTCACACTTAATACCATTGCACACACGGTAGGGGCTGCTGGAGTAGGTGCTCAGGCACAGGTCGTATTTGGGAATGCTTATGTGAGTATCACTTCAGCTATACTTACTCTTGTGATCTTAATATTCTCTGAAATCATCCCAAAAACATTAGGAGCGATTTACTGGAAATCTATGGCTTTATTTGCAGCGCGGATTATCCGTGTTCTGATATGGCTGACCTATCCATTTGTGAAGCTTTCGAAAGGGATTACAATATTGCTAAGCAGAGGAGAGAAAGAACCTTCCCTGAGTAGAGAAGAATTTTCAGCTATGGCTGACCAGGGAGTTCAGGAAGGCATTTTCGAAGAGGGAGAATCAAATATCTTTAAAAACCTTATTCGTTTTAGCTCTCTGAGAGTAGAGGATATTATGACCCCACGCATTGTAGTGGTGAAGTATCAACAGGAAACCACCATAGCAGAGGTTTTATCAGGGGGAGAGGAAATACAAGTTTCCAGGATTCCTGTATTTGGTGAGACCGAAGAGGATATTACAGGCTACATCCTCAAGATCGATTTGTATTCTAATTTGGCTAATGGAAATGAGTCTAAAACGCTTAAAGAGATAAAGCGTGATGTACTTATCGTACCTGAGCGAACAACCGTAAAAATGCTCCTTGAACGGCTTTTGGAAAACAAAGAACACATTGCGGTAGTTGTGGATGAATATGGAGGGTTAGCAGGGGTCGTAACTATGGAAGACGTAGTAGAGACATTGTTGGGCATTGAAATAGTAGATGAAATTGATGCCATTGAGGACATGCAGAAACTGGCTAGAGAGAAATGGAAGAATCGAGCCAAAAGATTGGGTATTGTAATGCCCGACCCGCCTATCGAGGATGTTGAAAAGAGTGGAGACAGATAA
- a CDS encoding amino acid permease: protein MAESKKKLSKKLTLFDLYAVSTGAMFSSGFFLLPGIAAMETGSAVYLAYLAAAFLILPSMFSVAELSTAMPKAGGTYYFLDRSLGPLIGTIGGLGSWIALVFKSAFALIGMGAYLTLFVDLPILPLALVLTVAFGLLNIFGAKETALLQRILVASLVVIMAFFVIQGLNYMYIAQNPLPELRQQDFFTNGINGFISTIGLVFVSYAGLTKATSIAEEVQNPDKVIPLGMILSLLTASIVYVVGVYIMVNVLPADELFSSLTPVADAGRVILDFLPGNSGLLLVVIAAIAAFASTGNAGIMSASRYPLAMSRDNLISSKFGRIGKFKTPHISVLVTTGVMLLVLILFDVEAVAKLASAFQLLLFFLINLSVIVMRESKIEAYKPGYKSPFYPWVQIAGMIISLWLVAEMGLLAVGLTGTLIIICIGWYFYYSHGKVKRQGAIYHIHARLGQLRYEALEHELMTIINEKNLNTALTYEEVIARSTIIKATDQQTNFERLLMKATINLDRKVSVERTVLKDSLSNFEQNFTQLKEGVFFKYVQVEEVKIPEMIAIQSKEGMVLNIGKEEHKAHAMIFLVTPADRPLLHMRIIGHLAELIEAEEFLERWKQAEGEKELKNVLLTDERFIHIRLQEHTKSEEWIGKEIMNVSLPGECLIAIIERDGEIVIPKGKTKLESGDVLSILGYPNDIKVLKEGLEE from the coding sequence ATGGCCGAATCGAAAAAAAAACTATCTAAAAAGCTTACGCTTTTTGACCTCTATGCAGTAAGTACGGGAGCTATGTTTAGTTCGGGCTTTTTCCTTTTGCCCGGTATTGCTGCCATGGAAACAGGTAGTGCAGTGTATTTAGCATACCTCGCCGCTGCTTTTTTAATTTTACCATCAATGTTTAGTGTAGCAGAGCTTTCTACAGCAATGCCAAAGGCTGGTGGTACTTACTATTTTCTTGATCGTAGTTTAGGTCCATTGATTGGAACAATAGGAGGGCTGGGTTCCTGGATAGCATTAGTTTTTAAAAGTGCCTTCGCCTTGATTGGGATGGGAGCATATCTGACTTTATTCGTCGATCTTCCAATTCTTCCCCTTGCACTGGTATTAACAGTAGCCTTTGGATTGCTTAACATTTTTGGCGCTAAGGAAACCGCATTACTACAACGCATACTTGTTGCTTCATTAGTAGTGATTATGGCCTTCTTTGTAATTCAGGGCCTGAATTACATGTATATAGCTCAGAATCCTTTACCAGAGCTCAGACAACAAGATTTTTTCACTAACGGAATAAATGGTTTCATCTCTACCATTGGATTAGTATTCGTTTCGTACGCGGGTTTAACGAAGGCAACCAGTATTGCTGAGGAAGTCCAAAATCCGGATAAGGTTATTCCTTTAGGAATGATATTGTCACTATTGACTGCAAGTATTGTGTATGTAGTTGGGGTATATATCATGGTAAATGTGTTACCCGCTGATGAATTATTTTCAAGTCTTACCCCGGTAGCCGATGCTGGGAGAGTGATTTTAGACTTTCTGCCCGGTAATTCAGGGCTTTTATTAGTAGTAATTGCAGCAATAGCTGCCTTTGCATCAACCGGGAATGCAGGAATTATGTCTGCTTCCAGGTATCCTCTCGCAATGAGTAGGGATAATTTGATTAGTTCTAAGTTTGGCAGGATTGGAAAATTCAAAACCCCTCACATTTCGGTATTAGTTACTACCGGGGTCATGCTCTTAGTCCTCATACTATTTGATGTAGAGGCTGTAGCGAAACTTGCCAGTGCATTTCAACTATTACTTTTCTTCCTGATTAATTTGTCGGTAATAGTGATGAGAGAAAGTAAGATTGAGGCTTATAAACCTGGCTATAAATCTCCATTCTATCCTTGGGTTCAAATTGCAGGTATGATTATTTCATTGTGGCTGGTTGCCGAGATGGGATTATTGGCCGTAGGTCTTACTGGCACATTAATTATAATCTGCATTGGCTGGTATTTCTATTATTCTCATGGAAAGGTGAAGCGACAAGGAGCTATTTACCATATTCATGCCCGGTTGGGTCAGTTAAGATATGAGGCGCTGGAACATGAGTTAATGACCATCATTAATGAGAAAAACCTTAATACCGCTCTTACCTATGAAGAAGTAATAGCAAGGTCGACGATAATAAAGGCTACCGATCAGCAAACGAATTTTGAACGGCTATTGATGAAAGCCACGATAAATCTTGATCGCAAGGTAAGTGTGGAGCGAACAGTCTTAAAAGATAGCCTTTCTAATTTCGAACAGAATTTTACCCAGTTAAAAGAAGGTGTATTCTTCAAGTATGTACAAGTAGAAGAAGTGAAGATTCCTGAGATGATTGCTATACAATCAAAAGAGGGAATGGTGTTAAACATTGGAAAAGAAGAGCATAAGGCACATGCTATGATTTTCTTGGTTACACCCGCTGACCGTCCTCTTTTGCACATGCGGATTATCGGTCATCTAGCAGAGCTAATTGAAGCGGAAGAATTTTTGGAGCGGTGGAAACAGGCCGAGGGTGAAAAGGAGCTAAAGAATGTACTTCTGACTGATGAGCGTTTTATCCATATTCGCCTTCAGGAGCATACAAAGTCAGAAGAGTGGATAGGAAAAGAGATTATGAATGTAAGCTTACCCGGGGAATGCTTGATTGCCATTATTGAGAGAGACGGGGAAATCGTTATTCCAAAAGGGAAAACCAAGTTAGAATCCGGAGATGTACTATCTATTCTAGGTTATCCTAACGATATAAAGGTACTCAAGGAAGGCCTTGAAGAATAA
- a CDS encoding aspartate kinase: MNIHVLKFGGTSMNDHHTWKQVLEIIRGYEYPVVIVSATARTTRQLIEAAELAANGDLEKALVTGEAIKLRHLGLLHNFLKENPHPKNPLIEESCEHKLDQKIGLLFKLLTYTHKAGELTPAMRDSIASIGEQISSFLLAQCGLAVDLLTQFIDAKKIIKTDSEYGRANPNRGLINQKSGALETVLDGGFTPIIGGFYGEAPDGTTTTLGFEGSDYTASLIGGALHAQAIEIWTDVSGIYTSDPRFISDAKPIAELSYFDATEMAYYGAKVLHPSTLKPAQERNIPVFVKNMFQPDDEGTLIVRDSDHKRDVLAMSFKENMVLLTVSAYETVMGFSFLTKVFQALEQLRLPVDAVNTTEASVTICLSDSTNLETLSNALIEVGTVTIEKHKGLVSLIGCTISNIEELNNKVFSAIENEEVDMITFTKEKRIFSFVVAENRMIESAQKVHSGLF, encoded by the coding sequence ATGAACATACACGTACTCAAGTTTGGCGGAACCTCGATGAATGATCATCACACCTGGAAACAGGTATTGGAGATCATTCGCGGATATGAATACCCAGTAGTTATTGTATCCGCAACAGCAAGAACTACGCGGCAGCTCATTGAAGCTGCGGAACTGGCAGCAAATGGTGACCTGGAGAAAGCCTTAGTTACCGGGGAAGCAATAAAACTGAGGCATTTGGGTCTCCTCCATAATTTTCTAAAGGAAAATCCGCATCCGAAGAATCCGCTTATTGAAGAAAGTTGCGAGCACAAACTTGATCAGAAAATTGGACTCCTTTTTAAGCTCTTAACCTATACGCATAAAGCTGGTGAACTTACTCCGGCAATGAGAGATTCTATTGCAAGTATTGGGGAGCAAATATCCTCCTTTTTACTTGCCCAGTGTGGTTTAGCCGTCGACTTACTCACCCAGTTCATTGATGCCAAAAAGATTATCAAAACAGATAGCGAATATGGAAGGGCTAATCCAAACCGCGGACTGATCAATCAAAAATCAGGGGCACTTGAAACTGTACTGGATGGAGGCTTTACTCCTATTATTGGTGGATTTTATGGAGAAGCACCAGATGGAACCACAACCACACTAGGCTTCGAAGGCTCAGATTATACTGCCAGTTTAATTGGTGGAGCATTACATGCACAGGCTATCGAAATCTGGACGGATGTAAGCGGTATATACACCAGCGATCCTCGTTTTATTTCTGATGCCAAACCCATTGCTGAGCTCAGTTATTTTGATGCCACCGAAATGGCTTATTACGGAGCTAAAGTGTTGCACCCTTCGACTCTTAAACCTGCCCAGGAAAGAAATATCCCTGTTTTTGTGAAGAACATGTTCCAGCCCGATGATGAAGGAACACTAATTGTCAGAGACTCAGATCATAAACGAGATGTATTGGCCATGTCTTTTAAAGAGAACATGGTCTTGCTCACAGTAAGTGCTTATGAAACCGTAATGGGCTTCTCTTTTCTTACTAAAGTATTCCAGGCCTTGGAACAGCTTCGCCTTCCGGTAGACGCCGTAAACACTACTGAAGCTTCTGTAACCATCTGCCTTTCTGATTCCACTAATCTGGAAACTCTTTCAAACGCTTTAATAGAAGTGGGAACAGTGACCATAGAAAAACATAAAGGACTTGTTAGTTTAATCGGCTGTACTATTTCTAACATAGAAGAGCTAAACAACAAGGTATTTTCAGCGATCGAAAATGAAGAAGTGGATATGATCACCTTCACCAAGGAAAAGAGAATATTCAGTTTTGTAGTAGCCGAAAACCGAATGATAGAATCGGCACAAAAAGTGCACTCAGGGTTATTCTAG
- a CDS encoding amino acid permease, which yields MAHDKLAKELGLSDVYAIATGAMFSSGFFLLPGLAAAETGPSVFLAYLVSGIIVLPTMFSVAELATAMPKAGGTYYIIDRSLGPMIGTIGGFGSWIALVLKSAFALIGMGAYIAIFYDVPIIPVAVILTIIFGILNVVGAKETTFLQKVLVAALVTIMIFYVLQGLFAVFSPGMMEQTSDRFTPLFTDGYYGFFATVGMVFVSYAGLTKVASIAEEVKNPDRNIPLGMFLAIITAVFVYVVGVFIMVSVLDPNEFREDLTPVATAGDVFLNWLPEPTGLILVVIAAVAAFASTGNAGIMSASRYPMAMARDKLINERFAKIGRLGTPHWSVLGTVVMMLIILLALNVAEVAKLASAFQLLLFLLLNLAVIVMRESRIEEYDPGFHSPFYPWLQIAGMILSIVLIFEMGGLSILFTIIVCVFGVVWYKYYAAEKVDRQGAIFHVHARLGENKDSGLEREMRGILKEKGLRQEDQYEEMISRSEVLDITNNAKYSAIVDKVSERFAQKLNTPLEELETLFKDFDQEHIIPIAEGVALNHAKLEGDIQPEMVLVRIKKGLETEDMKHLASDQSGSETLSAILFLISPQNNTGQHLRMLAQIAQKVGIHNFIERWNGAETEVELREILLRDERFIRITLKPEDETNLFIGQMIKDIRLPGQSLITIIHRQGNIEIPHGITVLQEGDELSIIGDKEDIKALQKMIS from the coding sequence ATGGCCCACGACAAATTAGCTAAAGAACTTGGTCTCTCCGACGTATATGCAATCGCTACAGGGGCAATGTTTAGTTCAGGATTCTTTTTGCTTCCGGGCTTAGCTGCTGCTGAGACAGGGCCATCCGTATTTTTGGCCTATCTCGTTTCAGGTATTATCGTACTGCCTACCATGTTCAGTGTAGCTGAGTTGGCGACAGCTATGCCCAAAGCCGGTGGGACCTACTATATTATCGATAGAAGTTTAGGACCAATGATTGGTACAATTGGGGGCTTTGGCTCCTGGATTGCACTGGTTCTGAAAAGTGCTTTCGCGTTGATCGGTATGGGCGCCTATATCGCTATTTTCTATGATGTGCCCATTATTCCGGTAGCAGTAATTCTGACTATTATTTTTGGGATTTTGAACGTGGTTGGAGCTAAAGAGACTACCTTTTTGCAAAAGGTACTTGTAGCAGCACTAGTTACAATTATGATTTTCTATGTGCTTCAGGGTTTGTTCGCGGTATTTTCACCGGGAATGATGGAACAAACTTCCGATCGATTTACTCCTCTTTTTACAGATGGATACTATGGATTTTTTGCAACCGTAGGGATGGTATTTGTTTCCTATGCCGGCCTTACAAAAGTTGCCAGTATAGCAGAGGAAGTAAAAAATCCGGATAGGAATATTCCTTTGGGGATGTTTCTCGCAATCATCACCGCTGTGTTTGTATATGTGGTTGGGGTGTTTATAATGGTTTCAGTGTTAGACCCCAACGAGTTTCGCGAAGACCTTACCCCCGTAGCTACTGCTGGGGATGTGTTCCTTAACTGGTTGCCCGAGCCAACAGGCCTGATTCTGGTTGTAATAGCGGCAGTAGCTGCCTTTGCATCTACTGGAAATGCAGGGATTATGTCAGCTTCCAGATACCCGATGGCAATGGCTCGAGACAAACTGATTAACGAACGGTTTGCTAAAATCGGAAGGCTTGGTACTCCGCATTGGTCAGTATTAGGCACAGTGGTTATGATGCTGATTATTTTATTAGCCCTTAATGTAGCAGAAGTAGCAAAGCTCGCTAGTGCATTCCAGTTACTATTATTCCTGCTTCTAAATTTGGCGGTTATAGTAATGAGAGAAAGTAGGATCGAAGAATATGATCCCGGATTCCATTCTCCCTTTTACCCATGGCTTCAGATAGCGGGAATGATCCTTTCTATTGTACTCATCTTTGAGATGGGTGGATTATCCATTCTGTTTACCATCATTGTGTGCGTTTTTGGAGTGGTATGGTATAAGTATTATGCCGCTGAGAAAGTAGATAGGCAAGGGGCTATTTTTCACGTGCATGCTCGATTAGGAGAAAACAAAGACTCAGGCCTTGAGCGAGAGATGAGGGGTATTTTGAAGGAAAAAGGCTTACGGCAAGAGGACCAGTATGAAGAGATGATTTCTCGATCTGAAGTGCTGGATATAACGAATAATGCAAAGTATTCGGCAATTGTAGACAAAGTCTCGGAGCGTTTTGCTCAAAAATTAAATACCCCTTTAGAAGAACTAGAAACACTTTTTAAGGATTTTGATCAGGAGCATATCATACCTATCGCAGAAGGAGTGGCATTAAATCATGCTAAGCTGGAAGGTGATATCCAACCAGAGATGGTTTTGGTGAGAATTAAAAAAGGACTCGAAACTGAGGATATGAAGCATTTGGCCTCTGATCAATCGGGGTCGGAAACGCTTAGTGCAATCCTGTTCTTAATTAGTCCTCAAAACAACACGGGTCAACATTTGCGAATGCTTGCTCAAATTGCTCAAAAAGTTGGGATTCATAACTTCATAGAGAGATGGAATGGCGCAGAAACTGAAGTTGAATTGAGGGAGATTTTACTTAGAGACGAACGTTTTATTCGTATTACTCTAAAGCCTGAAGATGAAACGAATCTGTTTATCGGGCAGATGATCAAAGATATCAGACTTCCAGGTCAGAGTTTGATTACTATCATTCACAGGCAGGGTAATATTGAAATACCCCACGGTATCACAGTACTTCAAGAAGGAGATGAACTTTCCATTATTGGAGATAAGGAGGATATAAAAGCACTCCAGAAAATGATAAGCTAA
- a CDS encoding ABC transporter ATP-binding protein has translation MLQLTNITLSLGDRNLLDGISTIVNPGERIGLVGPNGAGKSTLLKVIMGLQEVDKGQVSMAGEESLGYLPQDGVEPDFSLTIIEEVETAFKELFDLEMQVKSVQQKLSITDSQSSEYEKLMERYGSLQTQLETSGLYSLRSKIEKVLMGLGFSESDFDRPTTEFSGGWLMRIALAKLLLRNPTYLLLDEPTNHLDIESLQWMENFLKTYDGAVIVVSHDRAFLDMLTNRTLAIRQGTMSDYAGNYSFYERKWEEERELLINAQKNQEKQIKETERFVERFRYKATKARQVQSRVKQLEKIDRIEVEDELASVSFRFPPPERSGQVVMNLNNITKRYGDYTVFEGLDFEIERGDKIAVVGPNGAGKSTLIRILSGNEPIQAGERKEGHKVTTSYFAQHQADELDLTKDPLEIMLEEGAGQKESHLRSILGSFLFIGDDVFKKVKVLSGGEKSRLALAKMLLSPANFLIFDEPTNHLDMSSKNILQQAIQQYEGTCMIVSHDRAFLDTIVNKVLEVQPGRIRTYLGNVSYFLDKKKEEEEQGKTDSQLTNNNKALATRDTESVTLSKKEQRRQEAERRNELNRRVKPIKKKLQKVEQEIESSEFRKIEIEELMAQTDFYEDNDKVKEVTLEYEELKKSLVELMYKWEEYSMRIEAVEEELKSEAP, from the coding sequence ATGCTTCAACTAACTAACATAACACTATCACTTGGCGATCGGAATCTGCTCGATGGGATTAGCACGATCGTAAATCCTGGAGAACGAATTGGACTCGTAGGACCTAATGGCGCAGGTAAGTCAACGCTCTTGAAAGTGATTATGGGACTTCAGGAAGTAGACAAAGGCCAAGTGTCGATGGCCGGAGAAGAGAGCCTTGGTTATCTGCCTCAGGATGGAGTGGAGCCTGATTTTTCCCTTACCATTATTGAAGAAGTAGAAACAGCTTTTAAAGAGCTGTTTGATCTGGAGATGCAGGTCAAATCGGTACAGCAAAAGCTTTCTATTACCGATTCCCAATCATCGGAGTATGAGAAATTAATGGAGAGATATGGCTCTCTTCAAACACAACTGGAAACTTCAGGACTCTACAGTCTGCGCTCAAAGATTGAAAAAGTATTGATGGGCCTGGGCTTCTCAGAATCGGATTTTGATCGACCAACAACAGAATTTAGCGGGGGATGGTTAATGCGAATTGCCCTTGCAAAACTACTACTTCGAAATCCTACTTACCTCTTGCTGGATGAGCCCACCAACCACCTTGATATAGAATCGCTTCAATGGATGGAGAATTTCCTTAAGACCTATGATGGAGCGGTCATTGTTGTTTCTCACGACCGGGCTTTTCTTGATATGCTCACGAATAGAACACTGGCTATTCGACAGGGAACCATGAGCGATTACGCAGGAAACTATTCTTTCTATGAGCGAAAGTGGGAGGAGGAACGGGAGCTGCTAATTAATGCACAGAAGAACCAGGAGAAGCAGATCAAAGAGACGGAGCGGTTTGTAGAACGATTCCGATACAAGGCTACCAAAGCACGTCAGGTACAAAGCCGGGTTAAGCAGCTTGAAAAGATTGATCGTATCGAGGTAGAAGACGAACTAGCTAGCGTTTCTTTTCGCTTCCCTCCTCCCGAACGAAGCGGACAAGTGGTGATGAATCTCAATAATATCACTAAGAGGTATGGAGATTACACCGTTTTTGAAGGCCTGGATTTCGAGATCGAACGAGGAGATAAAATTGCGGTGGTTGGACCAAACGGAGCAGGGAAGTCCACACTTATTCGCATCCTTTCGGGAAATGAACCTATTCAGGCTGGAGAAAGAAAGGAAGGACATAAGGTAACCACCTCCTATTTTGCTCAGCATCAGGCTGATGAACTTGATCTCACAAAAGATCCTCTGGAAATCATGTTGGAAGAAGGCGCCGGACAAAAAGAAAGTCATTTACGTTCCATACTTGGAAGTTTCCTGTTTATCGGGGATGACGTATTCAAGAAAGTGAAGGTGCTTTCAGGTGGAGAGAAAAGCCGGTTAGCACTCGCCAAAATGCTTCTATCTCCTGCTAATTTTCTCATCTTTGACGAACCTACCAATCACCTGGATATGAGCAGTAAGAATATCTTGCAGCAGGCCATTCAACAGTATGAGGGTACCTGCATGATTGTTTCTCACGATAGAGCTTTCCTTGATACCATTGTAAATAAAGTGTTGGAAGTACAGCCTGGTAGAATCCGAACTTATTTGGGGAACGTGTCTTATTTCCTGGATAAGAAGAAGGAAGAGGAAGAACAGGGCAAGACCGATTCACAATTAACTAATAACAATAAGGCACTAGCAACCAGAGACACTGAAAGTGTAACTCTTTCAAAAAAGGAGCAGCGCCGCCAGGAAGCCGAACGCCGGAACGAGCTGAATCGACGGGTAAAGCCCATCAAGAAAAAGCTGCAGAAAGTAGAGCAAGAAATTGAATCCTCTGAGTTTCGTAAGATTGAAATTGAAGAGCTTATGGCTCAAACCGATTTCTATGAGGATAATGACAAGGTGAAGGAAGTCACCCTGGAATACGAGGAACTCAAAAAATCTCTGGTCGAGCTCATGTACAAATGGGAGGAATATTCCATGCGCATTGAGGCCGTAGAAGAAGAGCTAAAAAGCGAAGCCCCATAA
- a CDS encoding glyoxalase — MNPFHLAFPVKNLDETYTFYTEILGCSTGRTSDHWIDFNMWGHQVVAHLSPEEAGEAAKNAVDGKGVPVRHFGVILEMNEWKTLAEKLTSAGIEFIIEPYVRFKGEPGEQATMFFLDPSGNALEFKAFGDKSQIFAK; from the coding sequence ATGAATCCTTTTCACCTCGCTTTTCCAGTTAAAAATCTAGATGAAACTTACACCTTTTACACCGAAATATTAGGCTGTTCAACTGGTCGCACTTCCGATCACTGGATCGACTTTAATATGTGGGGGCACCAGGTAGTGGCACATTTGAGTCCCGAAGAAGCGGGTGAAGCTGCAAAAAATGCGGTAGATGGAAAAGGAGTTCCGGTACGCCACTTTGGAGTCATCCTGGAAATGAATGAATGGAAGACGCTAGCTGAAAAATTAACTTCTGCTGGAATTGAATTCATCATTGAACCCTATGTGCGCTTCAAAGGCGAGCCCGGAGAGCAAGCCACCATGTTCTTCCTAGACCCCAGTGGAAACGCCCTCGAATTCAAAGCCTTTGGAGATAAAAGCCAGATTTTTGCTAAGTAA
- a CDS encoding DUF559 domain-containing protein, translating to MARNVIIPYNPKLKEYARALRKRSTLGEVLLWQQIRRRRLGVQFHRQVPIHQYIADFYCHELLLAIELDGSSHDHPIRQEKDAIRDFILKKLGVKVIRIADWDVKMHMDSVISFLQQQVEARIEELEKDELKPRKNPPSREVSI from the coding sequence ATGGCAAGAAATGTAATCATCCCTTACAACCCGAAATTAAAAGAATACGCACGCGCTCTACGCAAGAGATCCACATTAGGTGAGGTACTGCTTTGGCAGCAAATCAGGAGAAGGAGGCTTGGGGTACAGTTTCACCGACAAGTTCCTATTCATCAATACATCGCCGATTTCTACTGCCACGAACTCCTACTCGCCATTGAATTGGATGGAAGTTCCCACGATCATCCCATTAGACAAGAAAAAGATGCGATCAGGGATTTCATCCTCAAGAAGCTGGGAGTAAAAGTTATCCGGATTGCTGACTGGGATGTAAAAATGCATATGGACTCGGTAATCAGTTTTCTCCAACAACAAGTAGAAGCACGCATCGAAGAGCTCGAAAAAGACGAATTAAAGCCCCGTAAAAATCCTCCCTCGAGGGAGGTGTCAATTTGA
- the lysA gene encoding diaminopimelate decarboxylase, whose protein sequence is MFPNEIVDSFRGLKTPFYYYDLDVLNATLSQVEKYGTSRGCHIHYALKANHQVKVLEHIKAAGLGADCVSGGEIERALEAGFSPSEIAFAGVGKSDDEILLALEHDIFCFNCESPQEIEVIDSLARKLGKKARIALRLNPNVNADTHHYITTGLNENKFGINEEDLDTVLDRLPQFENLKLIGIHFHIGSQIENLSPFEELCAKANQLNHYIEDKGFKLSVINVGGGFGINYSHPNEHATPDFKGFFDLFEKHIQLKGHQNLHFELGRSIIGQSGSLITKVLFTKEGRTKNFAVVDAGMTELIRPALYQAKHRIDVLTSSQPTKKYDVVGPICESSDTFRKDIDIPEVKRGDIIAIRSCGAYGEVMKSQYNLRPHIASVFSEDLG, encoded by the coding sequence ATGTTTCCAAACGAAATTGTTGACTCTTTCAGGGGGTTAAAAACCCCATTCTATTATTATGATCTTGATGTACTAAATGCCACATTATCTCAAGTCGAGAAATATGGAACAAGCAGAGGGTGTCATATCCATTATGCCTTGAAAGCTAATCACCAGGTCAAGGTGCTTGAACACATAAAAGCGGCTGGATTAGGTGCTGATTGTGTAAGTGGTGGAGAAATCGAACGAGCTTTGGAAGCTGGATTTTCGCCTTCTGAAATTGCTTTTGCGGGAGTAGGAAAAAGTGATGATGAAATCCTTTTAGCCTTAGAGCATGACATCTTTTGCTTCAACTGTGAATCTCCTCAGGAAATTGAAGTGATAGATTCGCTGGCGAGAAAGCTTGGAAAGAAAGCACGAATTGCACTTCGCCTGAATCCCAATGTGAATGCAGATACACATCACTACATTACTACTGGATTGAATGAAAACAAATTCGGGATTAATGAAGAGGATTTAGATACGGTTTTAGATCGGCTGCCTCAATTTGAGAATCTTAAGCTTATAGGAATCCACTTTCATATTGGTTCTCAAATAGAAAACCTGAGCCCTTTTGAAGAGCTTTGCGCCAAAGCAAATCAACTAAATCACTATATCGAAGATAAAGGCTTCAAGCTTAGTGTAATTAATGTTGGTGGAGGATTTGGTATCAACTATTCTCACCCAAACGAACATGCTACTCCTGATTTCAAAGGCTTTTTTGATTTATTTGAGAAACATATCCAGTTAAAAGGTCATCAGAATCTACACTTTGAACTAGGTAGATCCATCATTGGGCAGTCAGGAAGCCTCATCACTAAAGTGCTATTTACCAAAGAAGGGCGAACCAAAAACTTTGCGGTTGTTGATGCAGGCATGACTGAGCTTATACGTCCTGCCTTATATCAGGCCAAGCACAGAATTGACGTACTAACCAGCTCTCAGCCTACCAAGAAATATGATGTAGTAGGCCCTATTTGCGAGAGTTCAGATACCTTTCGAAAGGATATTGATATCCCGGAAGTAAAACGGGGTGATATCATTGCAATAAGAAGTTGCGGTGCCTATGGTGAGGTAATGAAGAGCCAGTACAACCTCCGTCCTCATATTGCTTCCGTATTCTCAGAAGATTTGGGGTAA